GGAAGGGATAACCGCTGAAGGCATCTAAGCGGGAAGCCTGTTCCAAGATGAGGTCTCCCACCACCATGGAGTGGGTAAGGCCCCCCAGAGACGATGGGGTTGATAGGCCAGACATGGACGCACAGTAATGTGTTTATGAGTGGACTGGTACTAATCGGCCGAGGGCTTGACCACAAAGACGCTACGCACCCACTCTGCGACTCTGAAACACCACCCTGGTGTGCCAGTGGTTGTTTCACAGAGTTTCGGTGGTAATAGCGGTGGGGAAACGCCCGGTCCCATTCCGAACCCGGAAGCTAAGCCCACCAGCGCCGATGGTACTGCACCCGCCGGGGTGTGGGAGAGTAGGACACCGCCGAACATATTCTTCCAGCCGGGGCCCGTCAGACACCTGACGGGCCCCGGTTTTTGTGTTGTTTTTTTATTTCGAGAAATCAGGACATGAGCCCGGCGGCCACCGTCGCGCCGAGCTCCCAGCATGCTTCGAGATCGTCCTTGGTGGGTTCGCCGTGGACCACCACCGCCGGAGCGGCCTGTTGCCAACCCAGCCCCGTGACCACCGTGTCGATCGATTTCGTGGCGCCTTCCGTGCCTTGATTGCCGTGCACGTAGTAGCCGAAAGGGCGTTTACGGGTCGCTTCAAGACACGGGTAGTAGATCGTGTCGAAGAAATGCTTCAACGCCCCCGACATGTAGCCCAAATTGGCCGGTGTCCCGAGCAGGTAGGCGTCGGCGGCCAGTACGTCCGACGCGGTGGCCGACAAAGCGGGCTCGCGCACGACCTCGACACCGCTGATCTCGGGGTCGGTGGCTCCGGACAGCACGGCGTCCAACATGGCCGCGAGATGTGGGGAAGGGGTGTGATGGACGATCAGCAACCTGGCCACGGTATTCGAGCGTGCCCGGTCGGGCGTGGTGGCGCAAGGGAAGTGCTGTGGAGACCACCGCGACGGGAGGCGCTGGTCTCCACAGCGGTGACGTCACCGGGTGGTGAGCAGATTCGTGACGTCGTCGCGTAGGGCGGCGAGGGTTTCCCGCGCGGCGCGGCGGGTCTCGGCGAGGTCCTCCGGTGCCGGCGCCGGCGTCGTGACTTCGAGATACGCCTTCACCTTGGGTTCCGTGCCCGACAAGCGCACGATCACGCGGATGCGTTCCCCGCTCAACTTGAGCGCCTGGGCTTCCGGGAGTTCCTCGGCGGTGACCGAGATTCCCGCCAGTGTCGTTGGGGGCTCGGCGCGAAGCCGCTCCATGACCGCGGCCCGCTCGGCGAGGTCGGCGAACCGAGGAGCGACCTGCCCGGTGACGGAGACGCCGTGCGCCAACGTGAGATCGTCGAGGAGATCCAGCAGCGTACGGCCTTGGCTTTTGGCCTCGGCGGCGACGTCGGCCGCGAACACGGCCGCAGCGATACCGTCCTTGTCCTTCACGAAGTCGGGATTGACGCAGAGCCCCAGTGCTTCCTCGTAGGCGTAAACGAGCCGTTCGCCCGCCCGCATCAGCCATTTGAAGCCGGTCAGCGTGCGTGCGTGGCGAGCACCGTGCGCTTGTGCCACCTGAGCGAGCAGGGAGGACGACACGAGAGTCGTGGCCACGAGGGGGTCAGCCGTCTGGGTGCGCGCCAGCAGCCGGTCGCCGAGCAGCACTCCGGTCTCGTCGCCGGTCAGCATGCGCCAC
The window above is part of the Saccharomonospora glauca K62 genome. Proteins encoded here:
- a CDS encoding flavodoxin family protein — its product is MARLLIVHHTPSPHLAAMLDAVLSGATDPEISGVEVVREPALSATASDVLAADAYLLGTPANLGYMSGALKHFFDTIYYPCLEATRKRPFGYYVHGNQGTEGATKSIDTVVTGLGWQQAAPAVVVHGEPTKDDLEACWELGATVAAGLMS